The following are encoded together in the Rhizoctonia solani chromosome 10, complete sequence genome:
- a CDS encoding ion channel protein, whose translation MPSIVLLVPMLQVLFDRRRAKSEESSRGFEAAGETESGVNSHSGITNGRTRAGKIVSVPIWTRIKDYLWGQEADESRGEYTPNFRWTPILSGVIIPFAILLEIPGLTEHWYIRTIGNKTVETQDNSKILDAGLAISMASAVVANVALITRFLERRVRLATFVAIGGLVIHDIINIIAVITFGVVHGVDDGFTSIWTGFLDDSLGAMCYSFIMDLSFQNGLYFTVVSIETVGFGDIVLKTTLGRVFSIFYNTFGIINLGLAVSTTRETIIESFENSYRKRRAEREKLKHSRAQTRVAEQLLRRMGQPVYVPLPHLVDPADTIIYESTRIGERTLTFTSLAESMVHRPNDAGSNIIHGSLRRHPHRMKERLVLNIWALSKEQRNVLFGEQGVTGPGISTDTMTGIGVATNVAGAPLTGTMIRESPTPEDHTPDLPRPGSSTSIANADSNAMTLIEQFHAELGGSGHEEDSVDYIELKERLEREEKKEFAFKLGVAWSLFVAFWLIGSGVFVVTEGWRFGESLFFCFCTFSTVGYGDFAPKTPAGRAFFVGWALFGIAAMTILISVLTEAYSSRYKTIVHSSVLDRAVKSRRQRTLSHSHAPSSPSDMNALAIEIVNNARAMREHMSWFVNSSGMKGAPEGVIKVLDDVAEGENMDERVKKDLMSNDEARKTVFVMSFERMLHNLACVAEEVARAPHEDTQSQIGTGRGSDRQ comes from the exons ATGCCTTCAATAGTACTTCTAGTTCCTATGCTCCAGGTCTTATTCGATAGACGCCGTGCTAAATCTGAAGAGTCGTCAAGAGGGTTTGAGGCTGCAGGAGAAACGGAAAGTGGCGTGAACTCTCATTCTGGAATAACAAATGGTCGAACTCGAGCGGGGAAGATAGTGTCGGTTCCTATCTGGACTCGTATCAAAGACTATCTGTGGGGACAAGAAGCAGACGAATCGAGGGGGGAATATACTCCTAATTTCCG ATGGACACCAATCCTGAGCGGCGTGATTATTCCTTTCGCTATTCTCCTTGAAATTCCAGGTTTGACTGAACAT TGGTACATCAGGAcgattggcaacaaaacCGTCGAGACACAAGACAATTCCAAAA TTCTGGATGCTGGACTCGCTATCTCAATGGCATCAGCCGTTGTCGCCAACGTGGCTTTGATCACGAGGTTTCTCGAACGTCGAGTGCGACTGGCTACTTTCGTTGCCATTGGTGGGCTTGTGATTCATG ATATCATCAACATAATTGCCGTCATAACATTTGGGGTTGTTCATGGAGTGGATGACGGATTCA CAAGCATATGGACAGGCTTTTTGGATGACT CCCTCGGAGCAATGTGCTACTCGTTCATCATGGACCTATCGTTCCAG AATGGCCTATATTTTACCGTCGTATCGATTGAAA CCGTTGGATTTGGAGATATTGTTCTGAAGACGACACTTGGTCGTGTTTTCTCCATTTTCTATAACACATTTGGTATAATCAACTTAGGATTGGCTGTTAGCACGACGAGAGAGACCATCATTGAG TCATTCGAGAACTCGTATCGAAAACGCCGCGCCGAACGAGAGAAGCTCAAGCATTCTCGAGCTCAAACTCGAGTCGCCGAGCAACTACTCCGCCGAATGGGTCAACCAGTTTATGTCCCCCTCCCTCACCTAGTCGATCCAGCAGACACGATTATTTATGAAAGCACTCGAATCGGTGAACGGACACTGACATTCACGTCCTTGGCCGAATCGATGGTGCACAGACCCAACGATGCGGGTTCAAATATTATTCATGGAAGTCTGCGAAGGCACCCGCACAGGATGAAAGAGCGGCTGGTCCTCAACATATGGGCGCTGAGTAAAGAGCAAAGAAACGTCCTGTTTGGAGAGCAGGGTGTTACCGGGCCCGGGATAAGCACTGATACGATGACTGGAATTGGAGTTGCGACTAACGTTGCTGGCGCCCCATTAACCGGTACAATGATCCGCGAGTCGCCAACTCCGGAAGATCATACCCCTGATCTACCCAGGCCTGGCTCTAGCACCTCGATTGCAAATGCTGATTCCAATGCCATGACGCTGATCGAACAGTTCCATGCCGAGCTTGGGGGATCTGGGCACGAAGAGGATAGTGTGGACTATATAGAGCTCAAGGAGAGGTTGGAGAGGGAAGAGAAGAAGGAGTTTGCATTCAAG CTGGGAGTGGCCTGGTCTTTGTTTGTTGCATTCTGGTTAATTGGATCTGGGGTGTTTGTCGTCACTGAAGGATGGCGGTTTGGCGAGTCCCTATTCTTCT GCTTCTGTACTTTCTCTACGGTTGGATATGGCGATTTTGCCCCAAAGACCCCTGCTGGACGGGCGTTCTTTGTTGGTTGGGCGTTGTTTGGGATTGCTGCAATGACTATTCTTATTTCTG TCTTGACTGAAGCTTATTCATCACGCTATAAAACCATTGTCCATTCTAGCGTACTTGATCGAGCCGTCAAATCCCGCCGACAACGAACGTTGTCACACTCCCATGCGCCTTCTTCCCCATCAGACATGAACGCTCTCGCTATTGAGATCGTCAATAATGCTCGAGCGATGCGTGAACATATGTCTTGGTTCGTCAACTCGTCAGGCATGAAGGGCGCTCCCGAAGGCGTGATCAAAGTGTTGGATGATGTAGCCGAAGGAGAGAATATGGACGAGAGGGTGAAAAAGGACCTGATGAGCAACGACGAGGCAAGGAAG ACAGTGTTTGTGATGAGTTTCGAAA GGATGCTACACAACCTTGCATGTGTTGCCGAAGAGGTTGCACGAGCGCCGCATGAAGATACTCAGAGTCAGATTGGAACTGGCAGAGGCAGTGATCGACAGTGA
- a CDS encoding histidine protein methyltransferase, translated as MVLFKGRRILSSYYPTSISQTDSKSKLPEVSNLTLESVLKKTKKRHKSDLNRLEHIRPPRIRHDRTRRPCIPPALRSAFQDSLSTHHIELRFFSDPGTHSTPKRLRPRPHLGNNLPTHKSPFPRSLAQRRDLSRREMSRCGQDVYFGVGGGIRELKLRWRRVGRV; from the exons ATGGT TCTTTTCAAAGGCCGGAGAATCCTATCGAGCTACTATCCCACCTCCATCTCCCAAACCGACTCCAAATCCAAACTTCCCGAAGTCTCCAACCTAACACTAGAGTCCGTCCtgaagaagacgaagaagaggCACAAGTCGGACCTGAATCGCCTCGAGCATATACGACCCCCACGCATTCGACATGACCGAACCAGGCGACCTTGCATTCCCCCCGCTCTTCGCTCCGCGTTCCAGGACTCGCTATCCACACACCACATCGAGCTCCGGTTCTTCTCTGACCCTGGGACACATTCCACCCCGAAACGCCTACGACCTCGTCCTCACCTCGGAAACAATCTACCAACCCACAAGTCTCCCTTCCCTCGTTCGCTTGCTCAAAGACGCGACTTGTCCAGGCGGGAAATGTCTCGTTGCGGCCAAGATGTGTATTTTGGAGTTGGGGGAGGGATACGGGAGTTGAAGTTGCGTTGGAGAAGGGTGGGTCGAGTGTGA
- a CDS encoding UDP-glucoronosyl and UDP-glucosyl transferase, whose product MVANDRRITSNFYGTRGNENEIGILADLARLHTESAENLFDKATELYLQNVSDRLVCVPGLPAMHEWELQPHYVPFVAPFMVSMISRLVNFMKHVDTLLCGTTFEMEPTSAASLLATFSNPIKSFFIGPPVDLVSAHELDPSSPVTQFPGPPGSGLSLLSSENAKLYKSWIEQHIETGNAIFPEWTNQTAVLEHPAIHYFLSHGGWNSTTEALVRGVPMIFWPVSADQPINAIQIADTHDCGFELLQVRDGPAKSTAYRRDTRIEIVGTDEAVREEMRKVMELSKGPRGHHQRRNIRLWVK is encoded by the exons ATGGTGGCTAATGACCGCCGCATCACTAGCAAT TTTTACGGAACACGCGGAAACGAAAATGAAATAGGTATCCTAGCAGATTTGGCTCGACTGCATACTGAAAGCGCAGAAAACTTATTTGACAAAGCAACGGAGCTTTACCTTCAG AACGTCTCTGATCGACTGGTTTGCGTACCTGGACTCCCAGCGATGCACGAGTGGGAACTTCAGCCCCACTATGTCCCATTCGTGGCACCATTTATGGTCTCTATGATTTCACGGCTCGTAAACTTCATGAAGCACGTTGATACACTACTCTGTGGAACGACTTTTGAGATG GAGCCCACCTCTGCAGCCTCCCTGCTGGCCACATTTAGCAACCCTATCAAGTCGTTCTTTATTGGCCCGCCAGTGGACCTTGTCTCCGCCCACGAGCTCGACCCCAGCTCACCCGTTACGCAGTTTCCTGGACC GCCGGGTTCCGGCTTGTCTTTGCTATCGTCCGAGAACGCTAAATTGTACAAATCATGGATTGAACAGCACATCGAAACAGGAAACGCGATATTTCCCGAGTGGACTAACCAGACTGCGGTTCTGGAGCATCCA GCGATCCATTACTTCTTATCACACGGCGGATGGAACTCGACCACCGAGGCACTTGTGCGAGGCGTTCCCATGATCTTTTGGCCCGTTTCC GCTGATCAACCCATCAACGCCATCCAAATCGCCGACACTCATGACTGCGGCTTCGAGCTCCTGCAAGTCCGCGATGGACCCGCCAAGTCTACGGCATATCGAAGAGACACCAGGATAGAGATAGTAGGCACCGACGAGGCTGTGCGTGAGGAGATGAGAAAGGTGATGGAACTGAGCAAGGGGCCCAGGGGGCATCATCAGCGTAGGAACATTCGGCTCTGGGTCAAGTGA
- a CDS encoding UDP-glucose flavonoid 3-O-glucosyltransferase 7, which yields MTASPLKHIVLIPGPAWGHLRPAMKISLRLVEKFPDLFISLFVCHIDVPKAVKYLESQTSTYSRRVQIVSTSKEEGAPNTER from the exons ATGACAGCCTCTCCATTGAAGCATATTGTCCTTATCCCTGGTCCTGCATGGG GCCACCTGCGTCCCGCAATGAAAATCTCCCTTCGGCTGGTCGAGAAGTTTCCGGATCTATTTATCT CGCTGTTCGTATGTCACATAGATGTGCCTAAGGCCGTCAAATACCTTGAATCTCAAACGTCCACATACTCGAGGCGGGTCCAGATTGTGTCTACCTCGAAAGAGGAAGGAGCCCCCAATACAGAGCGATGA